In Bacteroidales bacterium, a single genomic region encodes these proteins:
- the priA gene encoding primosomal protein N', with the protein MTNNRYADIILPLAVRGRFTYTIPDEMSGRVVPGLRVMVPFGSKNLYSGIVSKTHNIDPGYKNVKSISSIPDTIPLINENQLSLWQWISEYYLCSEGEVMKAALPSAASLSEYRPKLETFISLAEKYTDKALNEILDRLKKAPKQQNLLIAYLGITGYTSGTEIFPVNKALLLTETQSSPATLDALIYKGILNSVSLPVSRIAESDSFKEPVKKLSEAQSVAWSSVTTQFKEKDIVLLHGVTSSGKTEIYIHLIEEQLKKGKQVLYMLPEIALTTQIILRLKKHFGAVTGVYHSRFSDPEKVEIWKRVADDDPLTGYRLILGVRSSIFLPFSDLGLIIIDEEHDGSYKQHDPAPRYHARDSAIMLAAFHKAKTILGSASPSIESYNNAVIGKYGLAELMERYGMIKLPNIIIGNTREAYRKKLMVSHFTPELLAAMDEALGKEEQIILFQNRRGFSPYIECSECGWIPVCIQCAVNLTYHKAINKLVCHYCGYTTGTPSKCGSCHSTGMVTRGFGTEKIEDEIKIVFPDARVARMDQDTTRNKNSFRKLIRAFEERRIDILIGTQMISKGLDFENLTVVGVLNADNLLNYPDFRAHERSFQLMEQVSGRAGRRQKQGKVVIQTGDPANRVIRLVLRHDYLNMFKIQAEERKTFNYPPFCRMVKISIKHKDRAQLNHFSDILGDDLKTIFGKRVLGPESPVISQVQLWYIKTVLIKIEKEKPPARAKQLIIEAIDRVEKEKGASGLRIAIDVDPY; encoded by the coding sequence ATGACAAATAACCGGTACGCAGATATTATTTTACCACTTGCCGTAAGGGGACGATTCACTTACACGATCCCTGATGAGATGTCAGGCAGGGTTGTGCCGGGTTTGAGAGTTATGGTACCATTCGGCAGCAAAAACCTCTATTCCGGTATCGTTAGCAAGACTCATAACATTGATCCGGGGTACAAAAATGTTAAGTCTATTTCAAGTATCCCTGATACTATACCGCTTATTAATGAGAATCAGCTTAGCCTATGGCAATGGATCTCGGAATATTATCTGTGCAGCGAGGGAGAGGTGATGAAGGCTGCACTTCCTTCTGCTGCCAGTCTGAGCGAATACCGCCCGAAGCTCGAAACATTCATTTCTCTTGCTGAGAAGTATACAGATAAAGCACTTAATGAAATTCTCGACCGGCTAAAAAAGGCACCTAAGCAGCAGAATCTTCTTATTGCTTATCTGGGAATAACAGGATATACATCAGGTACAGAAATCTTTCCGGTTAACAAAGCATTGTTACTTACTGAGACACAATCTTCTCCCGCAACACTGGATGCACTAATCTACAAAGGTATACTGAACTCTGTTTCGCTTCCGGTTTCGAGGATAGCTGAGTCGGACAGTTTTAAGGAACCAGTAAAAAAACTCAGTGAGGCGCAATCTGTAGCATGGTCGTCAGTCACTACCCAGTTTAAAGAAAAAGATATAGTACTGCTGCATGGTGTTACATCAAGCGGCAAAACAGAGATCTATATCCATCTCATTGAAGAACAGCTGAAAAAGGGTAAACAGGTGCTTTATATGCTGCCCGAAATAGCACTGACAACACAAATCATACTCCGGCTAAAAAAACACTTCGGGGCTGTGACCGGTGTCTATCATTCCCGTTTCAGCGATCCGGAAAAAGTGGAAATCTGGAAAAGGGTTGCTGATGATGATCCCTTAACCGGATACCGTCTTATACTGGGTGTGCGATCATCAATATTTCTTCCTTTCAGCGATCTGGGACTGATAATAATAGATGAGGAGCATGATGGATCATATAAACAACACGATCCGGCTCCCAGATATCATGCACGCGATTCGGCAATAATGCTTGCTGCCTTTCATAAGGCAAAAACCATCCTCGGATCTGCTTCTCCTTCAATAGAAAGCTATAATAATGCAGTCATTGGCAAATATGGACTGGCTGAATTGATGGAGAGGTACGGTATGATTAAACTGCCAAACATTATCATTGGAAACACCAGGGAGGCTTACAGAAAGAAACTTATGGTTTCACATTTTACACCTGAACTGCTTGCCGCAATGGATGAAGCTCTCGGGAAAGAGGAACAGATAATCCTATTCCAGAACAGGAGAGGTTTTTCACCCTATATAGAGTGTTCGGAGTGCGGATGGATACCTGTATGTATTCAGTGTGCCGTTAATCTGACGTATCACAAAGCAATAAATAAGCTGGTATGCCACTACTGCGGCTATACCACAGGCACTCCGTCAAAATGCGGAAGTTGTCATTCTACTGGGATGGTAACACGCGGCTTCGGAACAGAGAAAATTGAAGATGAGATAAAGATAGTATTTCCCGATGCACGGGTTGCCAGGATGGATCAGGATACTACAAGGAATAAAAACTCCTTCCGGAAACTTATCAGAGCATTTGAAGAGAGGAGGATTGATATTCTAATTGGTACACAGATGATTTCAAAGGGTCTCGATTTCGAGAATCTAACTGTTGTTGGTGTACTCAATGCTGATAACCTGCTGAACTACCCCGATTTCAGGGCTCATGAAAGAAGTTTCCAGCTGATGGAACAGGTAAGCGGCAGGGCCGGAAGACGTCAGAAACAGGGGAAAGTTGTTATCCAGACTGGTGATCCGGCAAACAGGGTCATCCGACTGGTACTGAGGCACGATTACCTGAATATGTTTAAGATACAGGCAGAAGAGAGAAAGACATTCAATTATCCTCCCTTCTGCAGGATGGTTAAAATAAGCATAAAGCATAAGGATCGTGCACAGCTTAATCACTTTTCCGATATTCTTGGAGATGACCTGAAAACAATCTTTGGAAAAAGGGTTCTGGGACCGGAATCACCGGTAATTTCTCAGGTGCAGCTATGGTATATAAAGACAGTTCTGATAAAGATCGAGAAGGAGAAACCTCCAGCCAGGGCCAAACAACTTATCATTGAGGCAATCGACAGGGTGGAAAAAGAGAAGGGTGCTTCAGGACTCAGGATAGCTATTGATGTGGATCCGTATTGA
- a CDS encoding glycosyltransferase family 9 protein, whose protein sequence is MRLLVIRSSAMGDVALTTPVLIGMRKQFPDVELVLLTRLAYKPFFTNVKGLSLFFPDFKKRHKGLPGIFRLYRDIIRDEEVDCVIDLHDVLRSKILRLIFRLSGVPVFVIDKGRREKRLLVKGRKKDQLKHSVARYSDVFKKAGFSVDPSPDISILPSDEASKVAETLILNSGELNIGVAPYAKHKLKMWPEENMIKLLSMIAEHHKCRFWLFGGFEDSEKLAVFQKKVPGSVNLVGKLNLDEELALMSRLSFMIAMDSSNMHMAALAGTKVISIWGGTDPLSGFGAWMQPKDYFVSIPVDQLTCRPCTTFGKGECKRGDFACMVWLTPEIVFERIRNLKII, encoded by the coding sequence ATGAGGTTGCTTGTTATACGATCCTCCGCTATGGGAGACGTTGCTCTCACTACTCCGGTTTTAATCGGTATGAGAAAACAATTTCCTGATGTGGAATTAGTATTACTCACAAGACTCGCATATAAACCATTTTTTACTAATGTGAAGGGACTCAGTCTCTTCTTTCCGGATTTTAAGAAGCGGCATAAAGGATTACCAGGAATATTTAGGCTATACCGCGATATTATCAGAGATGAAGAAGTTGATTGTGTTATTGATCTGCACGATGTTCTGAGATCAAAAATATTAAGGTTAATCTTCAGATTATCAGGGGTCCCTGTATTTGTCATTGATAAAGGGCGAAGAGAAAAAAGGCTTCTTGTTAAAGGCAGAAAAAAGGATCAGCTTAAGCACTCTGTTGCCAGATACTCAGATGTATTTAAAAAAGCCGGTTTTAGTGTTGACCCTTCACCTGATATTTCGATCCTTCCATCGGATGAGGCTTCAAAGGTAGCTGAAACATTAATTTTAAATTCAGGCGAACTAAATATTGGTGTTGCCCCTTATGCAAAACATAAGTTGAAAATGTGGCCGGAAGAGAATATGATTAAGTTACTCTCAATGATCGCAGAGCATCATAAATGCAGATTCTGGCTGTTTGGAGGATTTGAAGATTCTGAGAAGCTTGCCGTCTTTCAGAAAAAAGTACCGGGTTCTGTAAACCTGGTAGGGAAATTGAACCTTGATGAGGAGCTGGCATTAATGAGCAGACTAAGTTTTATGATTGCAATGGATTCATCCAATATGCATATGGCTGCTCTTGCTGGTACAAAAGTCATCTCAATCTGGGGAGGAACAGATCCTCTGAGCGGATTCGGCGCCTGGATGCAGCCAAAGGATTATTTTGTAAGTATCCCGGTCGATCAGCTCACCTGCCGCCCTTGTACCACTTTTGGCAAAGGTGAATGCAAGCGGGGAGATTTTGCCTGCATGGTATGGCTCACTCCTGAAATTGTTTTTGAAAGAATAAGAAACTTAAAAATCATATAA